In Frondihabitans sp. PAMC 28766, a genomic segment contains:
- a CDS encoding protein kinase, translated as MARRLPSQPPVLPGFSHMHVLGSGGFADVFLYEQNMPRRQVAVKVMLSEVVNDQVRQMFQAEANLMAQLSGHPSILTVYQASVSADGRPYLVMELCSSSLSERYRRERIPWPMSCGSPSRSAAPSRRPTARACCTVTSSPPTS; from the coding sequence ATGGCACGACGCCTGCCGTCGCAGCCCCCGGTGTTGCCCGGGTTCTCGCACATGCACGTGCTGGGGTCGGGCGGCTTCGCCGACGTCTTCCTCTACGAGCAGAACATGCCGCGGCGCCAGGTGGCAGTCAAGGTGATGCTGAGCGAGGTCGTGAACGACCAGGTGCGCCAGATGTTCCAGGCCGAGGCGAACCTGATGGCGCAGCTGAGCGGCCACCCGTCGATCCTGACGGTCTACCAGGCCAGCGTGTCGGCCGACGGCCGGCCCTACCTCGTCATGGAGCTGTGCTCGTCGTCGCTGAGCGAGCGGTACCGTCGCGAGCGCATCCCGTGGCCGATGTCCTGCGGATCGCCGTCAAGATCGGCAGCGCCATCGAGACGGCCCACCGCCAGGGCGTGCTGCACCGTGACATCAAGCCCTCCAACATCCTGA
- a CDS encoding PP2C family serine/threonine-protein phosphatase, protein MTEIGRSTTAHTIHLSATSAVVLDWAGATDVGLRRAHNEDSYIARAPLFVVADGMGGHSAGDVASDAVVRRLDEAAEDEFFDTDALEEALRLATDDIEIAAVGTELGVGTTVTGAILTRDGDAPYFTIFNVGDSRVYMLDSGKLSQVTVDHSVVQEMVQAGMLHPDDAENHPDSNVITKAIGFGAEPSPDYWRVPARAGLRLLVCSDGLTKELHATAIAAVLVSNPEAQAAATALVTAAVSAGGRDNVTAVVVDVRESSDRDDIEATLPTDQLPRR, encoded by the coding sequence GTGACAGAGATCGGCCGGTCGACGACCGCGCACACCATCCACCTCTCGGCCACCTCCGCCGTCGTGCTCGACTGGGCGGGGGCCACCGACGTGGGCCTTCGCCGAGCTCACAACGAGGACAGCTACATCGCCCGGGCGCCGCTGTTCGTCGTGGCCGACGGCATGGGCGGCCACAGCGCCGGGGACGTCGCGTCGGACGCCGTCGTGCGGCGGCTCGACGAGGCGGCCGAGGACGAATTCTTCGACACCGACGCGCTGGAGGAGGCACTGCGGCTCGCGACCGACGACATCGAGATCGCAGCGGTCGGCACCGAACTGGGCGTGGGCACCACGGTGACCGGTGCGATCCTGACCCGTGACGGCGACGCGCCCTACTTCACGATCTTCAACGTGGGCGACTCACGCGTCTACATGCTCGACTCGGGCAAGCTCAGCCAGGTCACCGTCGACCACTCGGTGGTGCAGGAGATGGTGCAGGCCGGCATGCTGCACCCCGACGACGCCGAGAACCACCCCGACAGCAACGTGATCACGAAGGCCATCGGCTTCGGCGCCGAGCCGAGCCCCGACTACTGGCGAGTGCCGGCCCGAGCGGGTCTTCGTCTGCTGGTCTGCTCGGACGGCCTCACGAAAGAGCTGCACGCGACGGCGATCGCCGCAGTGCTCGTCTCGAACCCCGAGGCGCAGGCCGCGGCGACGGCGCTGGTCACTGCGGCAGTGTCGGCCGGGGGCCGCGACAACGTGACGGCCGTCGTGGTCGACGTGCGCGAGTCGAGCGACCGGGACGACATCGAGGCGACCCTGCCGACCGACCAGCTGCCGCGCCGCTGA
- a CDS encoding FHA domain-containing protein — protein sequence MTVSTPRRYHRVGVGAAAIVLDTPVIVGRRPSAPRVVTGPEPRLVAVPSRNKEVSGSHVEIRQDGSAVVVTDLRSTNGTRVTIPGRLPVALRQGESIVVLAGTIVDIGDGNHLEILPLTRIIPQEESPL from the coding sequence ATGACCGTGTCGACCCCGCGCCGCTACCACCGAGTGGGCGTCGGCGCCGCCGCGATCGTGCTCGACACCCCGGTCATCGTCGGTCGCCGCCCGTCCGCCCCGCGGGTCGTCACCGGGCCCGAGCCCCGCCTCGTCGCGGTACCGTCCCGCAACAAAGAGGTGTCGGGCTCGCACGTCGAGATCCGTCAGGACGGCAGCGCGGTGGTCGTGACCGACCTGCGCTCGACCAACGGCACCCGCGTGACCATTCCGGGGCGTCTTCCTGTGGCTTTACGGCAGGGCGAGTCGATCGTGGTGCTCGCGGGCACGATAGTAGACATAGGTGACGGGAACCATCTCGAGATCCTGCCCCTTACGCGCATCATTCCCCAGGAAGAATCACCCCTGTGA
- a CDS encoding methylated-DNA--[protein]-cysteine S-methyltransferase, which produces MTIPSQHLTPAFPSPFPSDLSAVVDTAIVTHDSPVGLLRIHTRHGSIVRLDIDADDPAAVRPNLPEAPNPLHDEARRQLDDYFAERRHSFDLPLGQIGTVFQAEVWSALTELPFGSATSYGELAELTGRPTGARAVGGAIRANRIALLVPCHRVLGVGRRLTGYTPGRGIETKRWLLEHEGIEFTQPAPRKTFDRVSPLAASEPSAMLALPAMAPVFDAWALEPENAFRDDDEPGFFPFDDHPAAARPVDEVADGGQLRP; this is translated from the coding sequence ATGACCATCCCCAGCCAGCACCTCACCCCCGCGTTCCCGTCCCCCTTCCCGTCCGACCTCTCCGCCGTCGTCGACACGGCGATCGTGACCCACGACTCACCCGTCGGCCTCCTCCGAATCCACACGCGGCACGGCTCGATCGTGCGCCTCGACATCGACGCCGACGACCCGGCCGCCGTCCGCCCGAACCTCCCCGAGGCGCCGAACCCGCTGCACGACGAGGCGAGGCGGCAGCTCGACGACTACTTCGCCGAGAGACGTCACTCGTTCGATCTGCCTCTCGGCCAGATCGGCACGGTCTTCCAAGCGGAGGTCTGGTCGGCTCTGACCGAGCTGCCGTTCGGGTCGGCGACGTCGTACGGCGAGCTGGCAGAGCTCACCGGTCGGCCGACCGGGGCACGCGCCGTCGGCGGGGCGATCCGCGCCAATCGCATCGCGCTGCTGGTGCCGTGCCACCGGGTGCTCGGCGTCGGGCGCCGCCTGACCGGCTACACCCCGGGGCGGGGCATCGAGACGAAGCGCTGGCTGCTCGAGCACGAGGGCATCGAGTTCACCCAGCCGGCGCCTCGCAAGACGTTCGACCGTGTCTCCCCTCTCGCTGCGTCCGAGCCGTCCGCGATGCTCGCGCTGCCTGCGATGGCGCCGGTCTTCGACGCCTGGGCCCTAGAGCCCGAGAACGCTTTCAGAGACGACGACGAGCCCGGATTCTTCCCGTTCGACGACCATCCCGCAGCCGCGCGCCCAGTCGACGAAGTCGCCGACGGAGGCCAGCTCCGGCCGTGA
- a CDS encoding YaaA family protein, translating into MLFLLPPSETKRDGGVEGSSLDFDVLSFPALNRPRRSVVAALVRLSRDVDASLVALKISDRLRFEVERNRALRGSETLPALERYTGVVYDPIGAAALSQEATAWAGEHVAIQSALFGLVGALDPIPAYRLSHDSRLPGVSLAKTWAAPVARALVLRGAPVVDLRSEAYVDLGPAPPGSAYARIVSDADGRRRALNHFNKKTKGTLVSRLVESRPELASVGDFVDWARGCGMVVEREESGLVVVSESVLGL; encoded by the coding sequence ATGCTCTTCCTGCTGCCGCCGTCCGAGACGAAGCGCGATGGCGGAGTCGAGGGCTCGTCGCTCGACTTCGACGTGCTGTCCTTCCCGGCCCTGAACCGGCCTCGCCGTTCGGTGGTGGCCGCCCTCGTCCGTCTCAGTCGTGACGTCGACGCGTCTCTGGTTGCGCTCAAGATCAGCGATCGCCTGCGCTTCGAGGTCGAGCGCAACCGCGCGCTGAGAGGATCCGAGACACTGCCTGCTCTCGAGCGATACACCGGTGTGGTCTACGACCCGATCGGGGCGGCGGCTCTGTCGCAGGAGGCGACGGCCTGGGCCGGCGAGCACGTCGCGATCCAGTCGGCGCTCTTCGGCCTCGTGGGCGCCCTCGACCCCATCCCCGCGTACCGCCTCTCGCACGATTCGCGCCTGCCGGGGGTGTCGCTGGCGAAGACGTGGGCCGCACCGGTCGCGCGCGCTCTCGTGTTGCGGGGCGCTCCCGTCGTCGACCTCCGCAGCGAGGCCTATGTCGACCTCGGCCCGGCTCCGCCCGGCAGCGCCTACGCCCGCATCGTGTCGGACGCCGACGGGCGTCGCCGCGCCCTCAACCACTTCAACAAGAAGACCAAGGGCACCCTGGTGTCGCGCCTCGTCGAGTCACGGCCGGAGCTGGCCTCCGTCGGCGACTTCGTCGACTGGGCGCGCGGCTGCGGGATGGTCGTCGAACGGGAAGAATCCGGGCTCGTCGTCGTCTCTGAAAGCGTTCTCGGGCTCTAG
- a CDS encoding F0F1 ATP synthase subunit epsilon, translating into MPLNVNVVSADQQVWSGEAAQVTARTTEGEIGILPGHEPVLAILATGQVRVRLSDGATVEANAEDGFLSVENDTVTIVSRNASLVS; encoded by the coding sequence ATGCCGCTCAATGTCAACGTCGTGTCGGCCGACCAGCAGGTCTGGTCGGGCGAGGCGGCGCAGGTGACTGCCCGCACCACCGAGGGCGAGATCGGCATCCTGCCCGGACACGAGCCGGTGCTGGCGATCCTCGCGACCGGCCAGGTTCGCGTTCGTCTGAGCGATGGCGCCACGGTCGAGGCGAACGCCGAAGACGGCTTCCTGTCGGTCGAGAACGACACGGTCACCATCGTGTCGCGGAATGCCTCGCTCGTTTCCTGA
- the atpD gene encoding F0F1 ATP synthase subunit beta gives MTDTATAPVAAEATPGVGRIARVTGPVVDIEFPHDAIPGVYNALKTTIAIGDQTVELVLEVAQHLGDDLVRAIALKPTDGLVRGQEVTDTGAPISVPVGDVTKGKVFNVTGDILNLEPGETVEITERWPIHRDPPPFDQLESKTELFETGIKVIDLLTPYVQGGKIGLFGGAGVGKTVLIQEMIQRVAQDHGGVSVFAGVGERTREGNDLIMEMEEAGVFDKTALVFGQMDEPPGTRLRVALSALTMAEYFRDVQRQDVLLFIDNIFRFTQAGSEVSTLLGRMPSAVGYQPNLADEMGQLQERITSTRGHSITSLQAIYVPADDYTDPAPATTFAHLDATTELSREIASQGLYPAVDPLTSTSRILDPRYLGEDHYNTAIRVKAILQKNKELQEIIAILGVDELSEEDKITVARARRIQQFLSQNTYMAKKFTGVEGSTVPLKDTIESFTAIADGEFDHVATQAFFNVGSISDVEEKWAQIQKENG, from the coding sequence ATGACTGACACCGCCACCGCGCCAGTCGCGGCAGAGGCGACCCCCGGAGTCGGGCGTATCGCCCGGGTCACGGGCCCCGTCGTCGACATCGAGTTCCCGCACGACGCTATCCCGGGCGTGTACAACGCCCTGAAGACGACGATCGCCATCGGCGACCAGACCGTCGAGCTCGTGCTCGAGGTCGCCCAGCACCTGGGCGACGACCTCGTCCGCGCGATCGCCCTCAAGCCGACCGACGGTCTCGTGCGCGGCCAGGAGGTCACCGACACGGGCGCCCCCATCTCTGTGCCCGTCGGCGACGTCACGAAGGGCAAGGTCTTCAACGTCACGGGCGACATCCTCAACCTCGAGCCCGGTGAGACCGTCGAGATCACCGAGCGCTGGCCGATCCACCGCGACCCGCCGCCCTTCGACCAGCTCGAGTCGAAGACCGAGCTGTTCGAGACCGGCATCAAGGTCATCGACCTCCTCACCCCGTACGTGCAGGGCGGCAAGATCGGCCTGTTCGGCGGTGCAGGCGTCGGCAAGACCGTCCTCATCCAGGAGATGATCCAGCGCGTCGCGCAGGACCATGGCGGTGTGTCGGTGTTCGCCGGTGTCGGTGAGCGCACCCGAGAGGGCAACGACCTCATCATGGAGATGGAAGAGGCGGGCGTCTTCGACAAGACCGCCCTCGTCTTCGGCCAGATGGACGAGCCGCCGGGAACCCGTCTCCGCGTCGCCCTCTCGGCCCTCACCATGGCCGAGTACTTCCGCGACGTCCAGCGCCAGGACGTGCTGCTCTTCATCGACAATATCTTCCGCTTCACGCAGGCGGGCTCCGAGGTATCGACTCTGCTCGGCCGCATGCCGTCCGCGGTGGGCTACCAGCCGAACCTCGCCGACGAGATGGGCCAGCTGCAAGAGCGCATCACGTCGACGCGCGGTCACTCGATCACGTCGCTCCAGGCGATCTATGTTCCCGCCGACGACTACACCGACCCGGCGCCGGCCACGACGTTCGCGCACCTCGATGCGACGACCGAGCTGTCGCGCGAAATCGCGTCGCAGGGTCTTTATCCGGCAGTCGACCCGCTGACCTCGACCAGCCGCATACTCGACCCTCGCTACCTGGGCGAGGACCACTACAACACGGCGATCCGCGTCAAGGCGATCCTTCAGAAGAACAAAGAGCTGCAGGAGATCATCGCGATCCTCGGTGTCGACGAGCTCTCCGAAGAAGACAAGATCACCGTCGCCCGCGCTCGTCGCATCCAGCAGTTCCTCTCGCAGAACACCTACATGGCGAAGAAGTTCACCGGTGTCGAGGGCTCGACCGTGCCGCTGAAAGACACGATCGAGTCGTTCACCGCGATCGCCGACGGCGAGTTCGACCACGTCGCCACGCAGGCCTTCTTCAATGTCGGCTCCATCTCGGACGTCGAAGAGAAGTGGGCTCAGATCCAGAAAGAGAACGGCTGA
- a CDS encoding F0F1 ATP synthase subunit gamma yields the protein MGAQLRVYRQRIRSAQTTKKVTRAMELISASRIQKAQARMAASGPYSRAVTRAVSAVATFSNVDHVLTTEPESIDRAAIVLFTSDRGLNGAFSSNVLKAGEELATLLRNQGKDVVYYLVGRKAASYFAFRQRDSEQTWTGNTDQPEFDTAKEIGDAVVSKFLTDSSEGGVDEIHVVYNRFVSMVTQTPEVVRLLPLEVVEGIDEPEDDAILPLYEFEPEAEDVLDALLPVYIESRLFNAMLQSAASEHAARQKAMKSASDNADTLIRDYTRLANNARQSEITQQISEIVGGADALSSTKKK from the coding sequence ATGGGAGCGCAACTTCGGGTCTACCGACAGCGCATTCGCTCTGCCCAGACGACCAAGAAGGTCACGCGGGCGATGGAGCTCATCTCGGCCTCGCGCATTCAGAAGGCGCAGGCCCGGATGGCCGCCTCGGGCCCCTACTCGCGCGCCGTGACGCGTGCGGTCTCGGCGGTGGCGACGTTCTCGAACGTCGACCACGTGCTGACGACCGAGCCCGAGTCGATCGATCGCGCCGCGATCGTCCTCTTCACGTCCGACCGAGGCCTGAACGGGGCCTTCTCGTCGAATGTCCTGAAGGCCGGCGAAGAGCTCGCCACGCTGCTTCGCAACCAGGGCAAAGACGTCGTCTACTACCTCGTCGGTCGCAAGGCCGCAAGCTACTTCGCCTTCCGTCAGCGAGACTCCGAGCAGACCTGGACCGGCAACACCGACCAGCCTGAGTTCGACACGGCCAAGGAGATCGGCGACGCCGTCGTCTCCAAGTTCCTCACCGATTCGAGCGAGGGCGGCGTCGACGAGATCCACGTCGTCTACAACCGCTTCGTGAGCATGGTGACGCAGACGCCCGAGGTCGTGCGACTGTTGCCTCTCGAGGTCGTCGAGGGCATCGACGAGCCGGAGGACGACGCGATCCTGCCGCTCTACGAGTTCGAGCCCGAGGCTGAAGACGTGCTCGACGCACTCCTGCCCGTCTACATCGAGAGCCGCCTGTTCAACGCAATGCTCCAGTCGGCGGCCTCAGAGCACGCGGCCCGTCAGAAGGCGATGAAGTCGGCCAGCGACAACGCCGACACTCTGATCCGCGACTACACGCGCCTGGCCAACAACGCGCGTCAGAGCGAGATCACACAGCAGATTTCCGAGATCGTGGGCGGCGCAGACGCCCTGAGCTCGACCAAGAAGAAGTAA
- the atpA gene encoding F0F1 ATP synthase subunit alpha: protein MSDIKISPDEIRDALKDFVSAYEPSQTSTTEVGHVIDAADGIAHVEGLPGVMANELIRFSNGVLGLAQNLDEDEIGVIVLGEFSGIDEGLEVTRTGEVLSVPVGDNYLGRVVDPLGNPIDGLGEIEAEGRRALELQAPGVMQRKSVHEPMQTGIKAIDAMIPIGRGQRQLIIGDRQTGKTAIAIDTIINQKANWESGDENKQVRCIYVAIGQKGSTIASVRGALEDAGAMEYTTIVASPASDPAGFKYLAPYTGSAIGQHWMYSGKHVLIVFDDLSKQAEAYRAVSLLLRRPPGREAYPGDVFYLHSRLLERCAKLSDELGAGSMTGLPIIETKANDVSAYIPTNVISITDGQIFLQSDLFNANQRPAVDVGISVSRVGGDAQVKSIKKVSGTLKLELAQYRSLEAFAMFASDLDQASRRQLARGARLTELLKQPQYSPFPVEKQVVSIWAGTNGKLDEVPVPDILRFEAEFHDYLGRTGDVLTKLASTNVLSDDIVADLEKGVDDFKKEFQTGEGKPLASVGREEFTATNTDDVNQEKIVKSAR from the coding sequence GCCGACGGTATCGCCCACGTCGAGGGTCTCCCCGGCGTCATGGCGAACGAGCTCATCCGCTTCTCGAACGGCGTCCTGGGCCTCGCCCAGAACCTCGACGAGGACGAGATCGGCGTCATCGTGCTGGGCGAGTTCTCCGGCATCGACGAGGGCCTCGAGGTCACTCGCACCGGTGAGGTCCTCTCCGTGCCCGTGGGCGACAACTATCTCGGCCGCGTCGTCGACCCGCTGGGCAACCCGATCGACGGCCTCGGCGAGATCGAGGCCGAGGGTCGTCGTGCCCTCGAGCTCCAGGCTCCGGGCGTCATGCAGCGCAAGTCGGTGCACGAGCCCATGCAGACCGGCATCAAGGCGATCGACGCCATGATCCCGATCGGCCGTGGCCAGCGTCAGCTGATCATCGGCGACCGCCAGACCGGCAAGACGGCCATCGCCATCGACACGATCATCAACCAGAAGGCCAACTGGGAGTCGGGCGACGAGAACAAACAGGTCCGCTGCATCTACGTCGCCATCGGCCAGAAGGGCTCGACGATCGCCTCCGTCCGGGGCGCGCTCGAAGACGCCGGCGCGATGGAGTACACCACCATCGTCGCTTCGCCCGCCTCCGACCCGGCCGGCTTCAAGTACCTCGCGCCCTACACCGGCTCGGCCATCGGCCAGCACTGGATGTACTCGGGCAAGCACGTGCTCATCGTCTTCGACGATCTGTCCAAGCAGGCCGAGGCGTACCGCGCCGTGTCGCTGCTGCTGCGTCGTCCGCCGGGACGCGAGGCGTACCCCGGCGACGTCTTCTACCTGCACTCGCGTCTGCTCGAGCGCTGCGCGAAGCTGTCCGACGAGCTGGGCGCCGGCTCGATGACAGGCCTGCCCATCATCGAGACCAAGGCCAACGACGTCTCGGCCTACATCCCGACCAACGTGATCTCGATCACGGACGGCCAGATCTTCCTGCAGTCCGACCTGTTCAACGCGAACCAGCGCCCTGCGGTCGACGTGGGCATCTCGGTCTCGCGAGTCGGCGGCGACGCCCAGGTCAAGTCGATCAAGAAGGTCTCCGGCACGCTCAAGCTCGAGCTGGCCCAGTACCGGTCGCTCGAGGCGTTCGCGATGTTCGCGTCCGACCTCGACCAGGCGTCGCGCCGTCAGCTCGCCCGAGGCGCTCGCCTCACCGAGCTGCTCAAGCAGCCGCAGTACTCGCCCTTCCCCGTCGAGAAGCAGGTCGTCTCGATCTGGGCGGGCACCAACGGCAAGCTCGACGAGGTGCCGGTGCCCGACATCCTGCGCTTCGAGGCCGAGTTCCATGATTACCTCGGCCGCACGGGCGACGTGCTGACCAAGCTGGCGTCGACGAATGTGCTCTCGGACGACATCGTCGCCGACCTCGAGAAGGGCGTCGACGACTTCAAGAAGGAGTTCCAGACCGGCGAGGGCAAGCCGCTCGCCTCGGTCGGCCGCGAAGAGTTCACAGCGACGAACACCGACGACGTCAACCAGGAGAAGATCGTCAAGTCGGCTCGCTAG